CGCGGCGTTCGATGGCAAAGTCCGGTTCAAGCAGCGGATGTTCGCGATCAAACGGCAATCGTCCGAATATCGCTTCACGCGCCAACCATTGTTCGGCAGCAAAATTTTGCATTGCGTGGGGACCAACGATTGCCAGTATGCGAAAAGCATCTTTGTCCGGGTTATAAGTCATAATGCCAATCTGGTCGGCGGGCGCGACCTGTCGCAAAACCTGAGAAACGGTTTTCAGAAGTTCTTCGCGCGTCAAACTGGTCACCATCGCATTGTTAATTTCCAAGAGGATGCGACGGCGTTCGGCAAGTTCGGTTTCGCGTCGGCTGAGCGCATTGATGTCTTCAAACGCCTGCATATTGGCAATCGCCAGCGCGATTTGATTGGCGACTTCTTGCAGAAATTCGCCGTCGGCTTGCGAATATTGATTCTTTTGAAATGAAGTGAGATTGATGGTGCCAATGCTTTTACCACGCGCCAGAAGCGGCGCAATGCAGGTTGACCGCACGCCTTCGCGTGCCAGATGGCGTTCCGATGGATAGTGTTGCTCGGTCATTAAATCGCGGCGAACGACTGGGCGTTGAGAAAGGAAAGCTTCGCCCGAAACACTATCCGATAGTTTCATCACCAATCCGGCAACGAAATAGTTCGAGCGAAAATCGCCTTCGAGAGCAAAAAAACGTAAGCCATCCAATTTCCGGTCATAAACGCTGAGCGCCGCCGCATCAAACGCCACGGCGCGCTTTAATGCGGCACAAATTGCCGGCAGTAAATCTTCGCGCTTGAGATTGCCAATGACAGCGTTGGTGATTTCTAAAAGCGTGCGATACCGCTTCGCCAAAGCGGACTCCAAATTCAATTCAATTGTTTCTCGCAGCACTTCCATTCGCTTGCCCTGTCGTGCGACAGATTGTCAGACTTAACTCGCACAACCAGAAAATCCCACCCGTAGACAAAACTATTCCCGGACGCTGGCAAACCTTGCCGTCGATAAAAATTTTCCCGATGCGGGAATCTTTTGCGCCGAGGTGGGCATTGTAGAGATGAGCGTCACGCCGTTAGTTGTGACGCTCCGCAAAGTTCGCTGAAAACCGAACGCCATCAACCATCAGCAACTCAAAACAGAGTTCAAGAATTATTGAAGGAGAAACACGCATGGCAAACGCAAATCATTATGACGTGATTATCATCGGCTCAGGCGCAGGCGGCGGTACGCTCACCTACGCCCTCGCCTCGACCGGCAAACGCATTTTACTTCTGGAACGCGGCGATTTCGTCGAGCGCGAAAAAGACAACTGGAATTCACGCGCCGTCAATGTCGAAGGGAAATATCAAACCAAAGAGAAATGGCGCGATAAGGATGGCAAAGAACTGCACCCGCATACCAATTATTATGTCGGCGGCAATACCAAATTTTATGGCGCGGCGCTCTTTCGGTTTCGTCGTGAAGATTTCGGCGAAATCCGTCATTACGGCGGCACCTCGCCCGCCTGGCCCATCACTTATGATGAGCTTGAACCCTATTACCTGAAAGCCGAACATCTCTATCACGTTCACGGCACGCGCGGCGAAGACCCGACCGAACCGTTTGCAAGCGGCGCGTATCCATACCCGGCGGTTAGTCACGAACCGCGCATTCAACAATTGAGCGATGATTTTGCGCGTCAGGGACTCAAACCTTTTCATGTGCCGCTAGGCATCAAGCTCAATGAACAAAATCCGCAAACCAGTCCCTGCATTCGTTGCAACACCTGTGACGGTTTCCCTTGCCTGGTCGGCGCAAAATCCGATGCCCACACCTGCGCCGTTGAACCGGCGCTGGCGCATCCAAACGTCACCTTACTGACGAACGCTTATGTCGAACGACTCGAAACCAACGACACCGGAACAGCGGTGACCAAAGTCATCGTCAAACGCAACGGCGAACGTGAAGCGTATACCGCGGATATTTTTGTTTCCGCGTGTGGCGCAATCAATTCCGCTGCGCTGCTGTTGCGTTCGGCAAATGACCGTCATCCACGAGGACTTGCCAACGGTTCAGATGTTGTCGGTCGTCATTACATGGGGCACATCAATTCGGTGTTGATGGCGATTTCCAAATGCCCGAACCCGACGATCTTTCAAAAGACCTTAGCGATTAACGATTTTTATCTCGGCTCAAAGGAATGGGACTACCCGATGGGACATATTTCGTTTGTCGGTAAACTCGATGGCGTGACCTTGCAGGCGGGTGCGCCGCCTCTGGTGCCGGGCTTCACGTTGGATTTAATGGCGAATCATTCGCTCGATTTCTGGTTGACTTCGGAAGATTTGCCCGACCCGGAAAATCGCGTCACCCTCGATAGCGAAGGCAACATCGTTTTGAAATACAAACCGAACAATGAAGAAGGTCACAAACGCCTGACCAAAAAATTAGAGTACCTGTTGCAACAACAGACCAAATGCACCATGCACGGTCACGAATGCCATGTCGGTCTTTTCGCAAGAAGCCTGTTCATCGGGCAACGCATACCGCTTGCCGGCGTCGCTCATCAAAACGGCACCATTCGTTTCGGGCACGACCCGAAAACCTCTGCGCTCGATGCCAATTGCAAAGCTCATGAACTCGATAACCTCTATGTCGTCGATGGCAGCTTCTTTCCGTCAAGCGCCGCGGTCAATCCGGCGCTCACAATCATGGCAAATGCCTTGCGAGTCGCCGATCATTTGCAAGCGCGTTTGGGATAAATCGCTGAGGTTATGTGAAGGTTCTGAGTTGGAGCGAGGGGTCTTAGACTCCTCGCTCAACATAGGTCTCAACTTTCGGAGAACACTACAATGATGACGCATAAAAATATAAAAAACGCTTTGCTGCTCCCGGTTTTATTCTGCCTGCTATTGATTTCTCCTTTTCAAACTTTCACTGTCGCGGCGCGCGATGCCTCTCGCGCAGGTGTGGCTGCGACAGTCAATTTTTCCGAAGGCGCAATCGTTCAAGCCGTCGATTCGGTCGGATTGACGGTTTCCGATATGGAGCAATCCATCGAATTTTTCAGCAAAGTTTTATTCTTTGAAAAGGTTTCTGATGTTGAAGTTTTCGGCAAAGCATACGAACATCTACAGGGCGTTTTCGGTTTGCATATGCGGGTTGTGCGTATGCGGCTTGGCGATGAGTTCATCGAACTCACGGAGTACCTCGCCCCGCAAGGTCGCCCTCTCCCGGTTGATTCGCGCAGCAATGACCGCTGGTTTCAACATATCGCGATTATCACAACCGATATGGAAAAAGCTTACGGTTGGCTCAGGCAAAATAAAGTTCGCCACGCCTCGACCGCGCCGCAACGCCTCCCCGATTGGAATAAAAATGCCGGTGGCATCAAAGCATTCTATTTCAAAGACCCGGATGGACACGCGCTGGAAATTCTCTCGTTTCCCGCAGACAAAGGCGCAGCCAAATGGCACAGCAAAAGCGACAAACTGTTTTTAGGTATCGACCACACGGCAATTGTTGTTCGCGATACCGACGAGAGTTTGAAATTTTATCGCGATACCCTGGGCTTTAAAGTTGCAGGTGAAAGCGAAAATTATGGCGATGAACAGGAGCGTTTGAATAATGTATTCGGCGCACATTTGCGCATCACTGCGCTACGCGCCGCCGGTGGCATCGGCATTGAGTTTTTAGAATACCTCGCGCCAGGCGATGGTCGCCCGACACCTGCGGATTTAAAAGCCAACGACCTGGCGCACTGGCAGACCAAACTGGTGACTTATAATGCCGAAGCCGCAGCCAAAGATTTACTCACCATGAAATCTTTTTTCGTTTCTTCCGGCGTAGTCAATTTCACGGAATCGGGTTTAGGATTTAAAAAAGGCTTGATGGTGCGCGACCCTGACGGTCACGCCATGCAATTAATCGAAAAATAATTTCGTCAACAAGAGATATAACGGTTTGCGGTTGATTTTAATGAACCACAATTAAAAGAGCGGTCTTTGACCGCAATGTGCAGAGGAACCAAACACCATGAAAAACGAATTAACTAAAGAAGAAAGACGTTTAGAACAATCTCGTGAACGCAAAGTCAATTGGCGACGCTGGGGTCCCTATCTTAGTGAACGCGCCTGGGGCACAGTGCGCGAAGACTACAGCAGCTATGGCACCGCCTGGGATTATTTCCCGCACACCCTGTCGCGCTCGAAAGCCTATCGCTGGAATGAAGACGGGCTTGGCGGCATCAGTGACCGCCGCCAGTTTATTTGTTTTGCGCTGGCGATGTGGAATGGCAAAGACCCGATTTTGAAAGAGCGCTTATTCGGCTTAACGGGTTCGCAAGGCAATCACGGCGAAGATGTCAAAGAATATTACTACTACCTCGATTCGACGCCGACCCATTCCTATATGAAGTATCTCTACAAATACACTCAGAATGAATACCCGTACCGGAATTTGATTGAAGAAAACGGGCGGCGCGACCGCGAACATTTTGAATATGAGTTGATTGATACGGGGGTGTTTAATGAAGACCGCTATTTCGATGTGTTTATCGAATATGCCAAAGCCTCGCCCGAAGATATATTGATTCGCATCACTGCGGTGAATCGCGGAGCGGAAACCGCGCGGTTGGATTTATTGCCGACCATCTGGTTTCGCAACACCTGGTCGTGGGGCGGCAGTCCCGAAAAACCCAATCTTAAACGCATCGGTGATGTTAAAAATGCCAACGCCATTGAACTCGCGCACAAATATTACGGGCATCGCTGGCTGTTTTGTCAGGGCACGCCGGAAATTTTATTCACCGAAAACGAGAGCAATCCGGCAAGAGTGTATAACCGACCGATGCCTGGGTTTTTCAAAGACGCTTTTCACGAATATGTCGTGCACAACAATCAAGCGGCGGTGAATCCCAAACGCGAAGGCACCAAAGCCGCCGCGCATTATCAACTCACGCTTGAACCCGGCGAATCGCGGGTCATCAAATTGCGCCTGACCAATCTCGAAATTCCGCCAACCAATGGCGACCCGTGCGGCAAGGATTTCGATGACCTCTTCGAGGCGCGTATTCGCGAAGCCAACGAATTTTATGCGACGGTGATTCCCGAAGCGCTTTCCGATGATGAGAAAAATATTTCCCGGCAGGCGCTTGGCGGTATGCTCTGGTCAAAACAGTTTTATTTTTATGATGTGCGCTCGTGGCTCAGTGGCGACCCCGGACAACCTGCACCGCCGCGCCAGCGACTTGAAGGACGCAACAGCGATTGGCGGCATCTTTACAACGACGATGTGGTTTCGATGCCGGATAAATGGGAATATCCGTGGTATGCCGCCTGGGATTTGGCTTTTCATTGCATCCCGCTGGCGATGGTTGACCCGGATTTTGCCAAAGACCAGCTCATCCTGCTTTTGCGCGAATGGTACATGCATCCGAACGGGCAACTGCCGGCTTATGAATGGGCGTTTGGCGATGTCAATCCACCGGTTCACGCCTGGGCAGCGTGGCGGGTTTATAAAATCGAACAGAAACGACGTGGCAAAGGTGATATTAAATTCCTTGAACGCATCTTTCACAAACTGCTGTTGAATTTCACCTGGTGGGTCAATCGCAAAGACGAAGAAGGCAACAATGTATTTGAAGGCGGTTTTCTTGGACTCGATAACATAGGGGTTTTCGACCGCAGCAAACCGCTGCCAACGGGCGGACATCTGGAACAAGCCGACGGCACCAGCTGGATGGGCATGTATTGTCTGAATATGCTGGCGATTGCTATGGAATTATCGCGCATTGATCCGGCTTATGAAGATGTAGCGAGCAAATTCTGGGAGCACTTTCTCTACATCGCGCATGCCATCAACAACATCGGCGAAGACCGGCAATCCATCTGGAATGAAGAGGACGGATTTTATTACGACCTTTTGCATTTTACCGATGGCGATGTCTTTCCACTCAAAATCCGTTCAATGGTCGGACTCATTCCGCTGTTTGCGGTTGAAACCCTGGAACCGGAAGTGCTGGAACGCTTGCACGGTTTCAAACGCCGCATGGAATGGTTCATCGATAATCGCAAAGATTTAATTGATAACGTCGCCTGTATGCGCACACAGGGACGTCACGAACGTCGCTTGCTTGCCATCGTCGATCAAGACCGTTTGCGCCGCGTACTCAAAATCATGCTCGATGAAAAAGAATTTCTATCGCCGCATGGCATACGCGCGCTGTCGCGTTTCCATCACGACCATCCCTATTCACTCTATGTCAACGGCGAAGAGTATCGTGTGGCATATGAACCAGCGGAATCTTCGACGGGACTATTCGGCGGCAATTCCAACTGGCGGGGTCCAATCTGGATGCCGGTGAATTATTTGATTATCGAATCCCTGCAACGCTTTCATCATTATCTGGGACCCAATTTCAAAGTCGAGTGTCCGACCGGTTCAGGCAATATGATGAACCTCTGGGAAGTCGCAGCCGAGATAGGCAATCGCTTGAATCAAATATTTTTGCGCGATAGCCAGGGCAAACGTCCGGTATTCGGTGGGCAGGAAAAATTCCAATCCGATCCGCATTGGAAAGATTACCTGTGGTTTTACGAATATTTTCACGGCGATAATGGCGCAGGCATTGGCGCAAGTCATCAGACCGGTTGGACGGGACTGGTTGCTAAATTGCTTCAACAAAGCGTCAACAAAACCGGTTTACGCGATACCACGGTTGATGACGCAGGCGAAGAGAAACAGTTGCGTTCGGAAAACCCCTTTCCCGAACTGGTCACGGTTTAGGAGTCAGTCAGTACCGTCTTTGTGAGCGGGCGGTACTGACTGGCATCACTTTTTCTGGCGTAAAGCTTTAATCGTCTCTTTTAATGCGGCGGCATTGGGCGGGTTGGGTTCGGCTTTCAAATAACTTTCCAGGGCGCGCGCCGCCGCTTCCGTGTTGCCGCGTTTTTGATGAATGCGCGCGCGTTGCAGATAAACCGTATGCAAATGCTTGCCGCTCAATTCCCAGGCTTTGTCCAACGCCTTTTCCGCCTGCTCAAGAAAATTTTTTGTTTCACTGGTATCTGCGCTTCGCAACGCCAGTTCGATGAACGCCACCCCATGATTAAAATGCGCGAGAATAAACCCGTCATTTAATTCCGTCGCTTTGGCAAAGCCATATTCCGCCAGGCGAAATTTTTGCTGCCGCGCCATAATCAAACCAAACATATAATAGACCCCGGCGATGTGGTCATTGATGAGTCGCGCGCGTTCCAATGCTTCAAGCGCGTCGTGGTCTTTGCCCTGACGATAGTATTCCCAGCCGAGGGCATAGAGCGCGTCAAAATAGTCGTTGAATTTCGTAATCGCATCCTGCAATAAAGCGATGCCCTCCGCCGATTTCCCTTCGCGAAGTTTGATAACCGCTTTTTCATACGAGGCGCGCGCCGCTTCGGGAACATTCTGCACGAAAGTGACACCCGGCGGCGCAAGAATAGTTTCAAGGCGCGGACGTAAAGTGATTTCAACGCTCATCACTTCACCGACATTTTCAGAACTCGCGCGTCCGCCAATCGCTACACTGGTCAGTTCGACGACCTGAGTTGTCGGAACATAACCGGCAAGCGTGACGACCACTTCATACTCACCGGCGCGAAGTCCTGTGAAGGCGAAATCGCCATCGGTTCGTGTCGTGGTTTGTCCGATGATGCCGCCCGATGCGCGACGGAGTTCAACCAGCGCATCATTGATGGTGTTGCCATTGGCAGCGCGAACTTTGCCGCGAATCATGCTGTTTTGCGCGGTGGAATGAACAGCGAGGAACAGTAATAGAGTGCAGGCGAAAAAAAATTGTTTGCCCATGTGCCCTGATACCCTCCTTCGCGTGGTGCGGCTCGGATTATAAATCACAACCGTCAAATTAGAAATTCATGGCTCTTATAAATCGCCTACACTTGCTCGCTCACGCAGGCGATAGTGATAAGGTTTGCGTCTTTGCTGCTACCCTTTTATCCACGCAGTGTCGTCAAATTTTACACCTCAAATAAGTCGCGCCGGTTGGAATAAAAAATCTGCTGATTGCAATTAAACAAGTAGTTCCTTGTCCGTTGTCGGTCGTGAGGGCAATCGCTTGCAGTCAGCAAACAAATCGCGCGACTGGCGACGGACACGGGAACTACATAACCATAAAAGGAAATGCAGTGAAAAAATTTTCTCTATTCATCATCGTTTTTTCGGTTGCCGCTTTTTTAATCGGCTGTCATTCGACGAGCAAAAATTCAAGCAGTGTTTCGGTTTCATCAACCCAACCCGCAGATGCAAGGAAATCTCCAAACGGGCTTGACCCCGTAAATAAAGTGGACGGCAATCTCGCATTGAAAGGTTATGACGTAGTGGCTTATTTCACCGAGGGCAAAGCGGTGGAAGGCGCTACGGAATTTACTTATGATTGGCAGGGCGCGCGCTGGCAATTCGTAAACGCTGCAAACCGCGAGGCATTTATGCAAGCGCCGGAAAAGTACGCGCCGCAATTTGGCGGCTATTGCGCCTGGGCAGTCGGTCACGGGTACACAGCCAATGGTGACCCGACCGCCTGGAAAATCGTGAACGGCAAGCTCTATTTGAATTACAATCAGAAAGTGAAAGAGAAATGGGAACAGGACGAAGCCAACCTCATCAAACAGGGCGATGAAAATTTCCCGGGCTTTCTGGAAAACAAACCCGAACATAAAGGGTGAAAGAAGTAAAAAGTAAAAAGTAGAAAAGTTGAGCGAGCGGTCTATGACTGCCGTGCAATGACTGGTAAGCAAACTTCCGTTGATGACGAGCTTTCGGAGTGGCTCAGCCACTCCGCACATCAAAGCGGCAAAGCCGTAACCCAATGATAACCAATCAAGGCTCGCCGCTATTGACCGCGCTTTGAATTGATTAGAAACCGCTGCTAACAAAAAGCGCAAAGTAAGGTTGATGTAATGAAAAAATAATATTCCCGTCGGCGCAGGCGCAGCCCTCGGAATCACTTTTGGATTTAAAAAAACAGATAAGGAGAAATAAATACTATGAAGGCAATTGCAGTTTTTCCGGGTAAACCCGATAGCGTGCATCTTGCGGATTTGCCGATGCCACGCCTGGATGAAATCGCGAACGGTCGCGGCGTGCTGGTGCGCGTTTTGCGCGTCGGCGTTGACGGCACCGATAAAGAAATCAATGCCGCTGAATACGGCGCGGCTCCCGATGGCTACAACTTTTTAACCATCGGTCACGAAAGTTTCGGACAGGTCGAAGCCGTTGGCGCAAAGGTTACAGAACTTCGTCCGGGCGATTATGTCGTTGCCACGGTGCGGCGTCCGGGCAAAAGCATCTATGACCTGATCGGCACCAACGATATGACCACTGATGATACTTACTATGAACGCGGCATTAATTTGCGTCACGGATATTTGACTGAATATTATGTTGATGATGCCGAATTCATTGTCAAAGTTCCGCAAGGATTAAAAGCGGTCGGCGTACTTCTGGAACCCATGACGGTGGTTGAAAAAGGCATTCATCAGGCGTATGAAATCCAACGCCGCTTGAAAGTGTGGCGACCACGTCGCGCGGCGGTGATGGGCGCGGGAACCATCGGTTTGCTCGCAACCCTGGTGCTCAGACTTCGCGGGCTTGAAGTCGTTACGTTTGCGCGCACCAAAAAGCCTTATGCGAATGCCGATTTGATTGAAGCGTTGGGCGCGAGTTATGTATCCACAACTGAAACGCCGGTTGTAGAATATGCCCGCAATCACGGACCATTTGATTTGATTTTTGAAGGCACAGGCAATTCCACAGTAGTCTTTGATTCAATGCAGGCGCTTGGCAAAAACGGCGTACTGGTGCTTTCAAGTGTGACCGGCGGCGATAAGATGATTGAAGTTCCGGCGGATAAAATCAATCTCGAATTCGTGCTCGGCAATAAAGTGATGGTCGGCACGGTCAACGCTAACCGTGAATATTTTGAAATGGGTGTCGGCGATATGTCACAAGCCGAACTCGAATATCCGGGCTGGCTCTCGCGCTTGCTCACGCATCCGGTCAAAGGTCTTGAGAATTATCAGCAACTATTCGATACGCTTACGAATGCCAAAGGCGCAATCAAAGTCTTTTGCGAAGTTGCACCACTATAATTGCGGATTGCGGATTGCGAAATGCGGATTGAAAGTGGAAGCTAACTTTGGATTAGAAAAATCGGCATGGTAATTTGAAAGTTGGAAAGCGCACCGTTGTTACAAAGTGAAATCTGATTGCGCCAAAATCCGCAATCCGCATTTCGCAATCCGCAATTGAAAGCGATTCGCAATCGAAAGCGATTCGCAATCGAAAGCGATTCGCAATCGAAAGGAGCAAGCAATGAAGCGTTACGATTTCATCGCCATCGGCGGCGGCAATGCGGGACTCACAGCAGCAGCAAAAATCAAAGCCGCAGGGTTCAAAGTCGCGTTGATTGATAAAGGCGCGATAGGCGGGCTTTGTTCGCTGAACGGTTGCAATCCGAAAAAAGTTTTCGTGCGCACCACCGAACTCCTTGACGAAATTCGCCACGCTCAGAAATACGGCATTGATGTTGAAACGCCACGTGTTGATTGGGCGCGGGTGATGGCACGCAAAGAGAGTTTCACCAATCCGGTTACCGAACAAAGCATCGCGTCGTTGAAATCGCAGGGCATTGATTTGATTTCCGGCGCGCCGCGCTTTACTTCAACCAACACGCTCACCATCAACGATGAGGAAATCGAATTCGGCGGGGTAATCATTTCAACCGGCTCGAAACCGCGCGCGCTGAATTTCACCGGCGCGGAGTTCGTGAAAACGACGAATGATATTCTCGCCATCAGCGAAGTGCCGAAAAATTTGGTTGTGGTCGGCGCGGGCGTCGTGGCTTATGAATTCGGACAGGTCTTTGCCAGGCTCGGCAGCAAGGTGACGATTCTCGCCAACAGCCGGGCGCTATCGAATGAAGACGCGGACATCGTCGATGCGATGGTTGATTTTTCCAAAAGCCTTAATGTCAAAACCATCAACCACGCCAAAGTAAAAATAATTCGTAAGAACGGCGCGGAATTGCTGGTCGAGTATGAAGCCGAAGGCACCGCTGAAACCCTGAGCGCCGATTTTAT
The nucleotide sequence above comes from Acidobacteriota bacterium. Encoded proteins:
- a CDS encoding GMC family oxidoreductase, encoding MANANHYDVIIIGSGAGGGTLTYALASTGKRILLLERGDFVEREKDNWNSRAVNVEGKYQTKEKWRDKDGKELHPHTNYYVGGNTKFYGAALFRFRREDFGEIRHYGGTSPAWPITYDELEPYYLKAEHLYHVHGTRGEDPTEPFASGAYPYPAVSHEPRIQQLSDDFARQGLKPFHVPLGIKLNEQNPQTSPCIRCNTCDGFPCLVGAKSDAHTCAVEPALAHPNVTLLTNAYVERLETNDTGTAVTKVIVKRNGEREAYTADIFVSACGAINSAALLLRSANDRHPRGLANGSDVVGRHYMGHINSVLMAISKCPNPTIFQKTLAINDFYLGSKEWDYPMGHISFVGKLDGVTLQAGAPPLVPGFTLDLMANHSLDFWLTSEDLPDPENRVTLDSEGNIVLKYKPNNEEGHKRLTKKLEYLLQQQTKCTMHGHECHVGLFARSLFIGQRIPLAGVAHQNGTIRFGHDPKTSALDANCKAHELDNLYVVDGSFFPSSAAVNPALTIMANALRVADHLQARLG
- a CDS encoding VOC family protein produces the protein MMTHKNIKNALLLPVLFCLLLISPFQTFTVAARDASRAGVAATVNFSEGAIVQAVDSVGLTVSDMEQSIEFFSKVLFFEKVSDVEVFGKAYEHLQGVFGLHMRVVRMRLGDEFIELTEYLAPQGRPLPVDSRSNDRWFQHIAIITTDMEKAYGWLRQNKVRHASTAPQRLPDWNKNAGGIKAFYFKDPDGHALEILSFPADKGAAKWHSKSDKLFLGIDHTAIVVRDTDESLKFYRDTLGFKVAGESENYGDEQERLNNVFGAHLRITALRAAGGIGIEFLEYLAPGDGRPTPADLKANDLAHWQTKLVTYNAEAAAKDLLTMKSFFVSSGVVNFTESGLGFKKGLMVRDPDGHAMQLIEK
- a CDS encoding glucosidase — translated: MKNELTKEERRLEQSRERKVNWRRWGPYLSERAWGTVREDYSSYGTAWDYFPHTLSRSKAYRWNEDGLGGISDRRQFICFALAMWNGKDPILKERLFGLTGSQGNHGEDVKEYYYYLDSTPTHSYMKYLYKYTQNEYPYRNLIEENGRRDREHFEYELIDTGVFNEDRYFDVFIEYAKASPEDILIRITAVNRGAETARLDLLPTIWFRNTWSWGGSPEKPNLKRIGDVKNANAIELAHKYYGHRWLFCQGTPEILFTENESNPARVYNRPMPGFFKDAFHEYVVHNNQAAVNPKREGTKAAAHYQLTLEPGESRVIKLRLTNLEIPPTNGDPCGKDFDDLFEARIREANEFYATVIPEALSDDEKNISRQALGGMLWSKQFYFYDVRSWLSGDPGQPAPPRQRLEGRNSDWRHLYNDDVVSMPDKWEYPWYAAWDLAFHCIPLAMVDPDFAKDQLILLLREWYMHPNGQLPAYEWAFGDVNPPVHAWAAWRVYKIEQKRRGKGDIKFLERIFHKLLLNFTWWVNRKDEEGNNVFEGGFLGLDNIGVFDRSKPLPTGGHLEQADGTSWMGMYCLNMLAIAMELSRIDPAYEDVASKFWEHFLYIAHAINNIGEDRQSIWNEEDGFYYDLLHFTDGDVFPLKIRSMVGLIPLFAVETLEPEVLERLHGFKRRMEWFIDNRKDLIDNVACMRTQGRHERRLLAIVDQDRLRRVLKIMLDEKEFLSPHGIRALSRFHHDHPYSLYVNGEEYRVAYEPAESSTGLFGGNSNWRGPIWMPVNYLIIESLQRFHHYLGPNFKVECPTGSGNMMNLWEVAAEIGNRLNQIFLRDSQGKRPVFGGQEKFQSDPHWKDYLWFYEYFHGDNGAGIGASHQTGWTGLVAKLLQQSVNKTGLRDTTVDDAGEEKQLRSENPFPELVTV
- a CDS encoding carboxypeptidase regulatory-like domain-containing protein, with amino-acid sequence MGKQFFFACTLLLFLAVHSTAQNSMIRGKVRAANGNTINDALVELRRASGGIIGQTTTRTDGDFAFTGLRAGEYEVVVTLAGYVPTTQVVELTSVAIGGRASSENVGEVMSVEITLRPRLETILAPPGVTFVQNVPEAARASYEKAVIKLREGKSAEGIALLQDAITKFNDYFDALYALGWEYYRQGKDHDALEALERARLINDHIAGVYYMFGLIMARQQKFRLAEYGFAKATELNDGFILAHFNHGVAFIELALRSADTSETKNFLEQAEKALDKAWELSGKHLHTVYLQRARIHQKRGNTEAAARALESYLKAEPNPPNAAALKETIKALRQKK
- a CDS encoding YHS domain-containing (seleno)protein, with the translated sequence MKKFSLFIIVFSVAAFLIGCHSTSKNSSSVSVSSTQPADARKSPNGLDPVNKVDGNLALKGYDVVAYFTEGKAVEGATEFTYDWQGARWQFVNAANREAFMQAPEKYAPQFGGYCAWAVGHGYTANGDPTAWKIVNGKLYLNYNQKVKEKWEQDEANLIKQGDENFPGFLENKPEHKG
- a CDS encoding glucose 1-dehydrogenase; this encodes MKAIAVFPGKPDSVHLADLPMPRLDEIANGRGVLVRVLRVGVDGTDKEINAAEYGAAPDGYNFLTIGHESFGQVEAVGAKVTELRPGDYVVATVRRPGKSIYDLIGTNDMTTDDTYYERGINLRHGYLTEYYVDDAEFIVKVPQGLKAVGVLLEPMTVVEKGIHQAYEIQRRLKVWRPRRAAVMGAGTIGLLATLVLRLRGLEVVTFARTKKPYANADLIEALGASYVSTTETPVVEYARNHGPFDLIFEGTGNSTVVFDSMQALGKNGVLVLSSVTGGDKMIEVPADKINLEFVLGNKVMVGTVNANREYFEMGVGDMSQAELEYPGWLSRLLTHPVKGLENYQQLFDTLTNAKGAIKVFCEVAPL
- a CDS encoding NAD(P)/FAD-dependent oxidoreductase, coding for MKRYDFIAIGGGNAGLTAAAKIKAAGFKVALIDKGAIGGLCSLNGCNPKKVFVRTTELLDEIRHAQKYGIDVETPRVDWARVMARKESFTNPVTEQSIASLKSQGIDLISGAPRFTSTNTLTINDEEIEFGGVIISTGSKPRALNFTGAEFVKTTNDILAISEVPKNLVVVGAGVVAYEFGQVFARLGSKVTILANSRALSNEDADIVDAMVDFSKSLNVKTINHAKVKIIRKNGAELLVEYEAEGTAETLSADFILNAAGRVAAIDELDLSKAEVAVDKRGIVTNQFLRSATNPKIFAGGDAHGVLQLSPVASYEGRVVAKNFLENDAEPVNFEGIPRAIYTVPQLASVGLTEAEARKRNLDIAVTNSEMSDWKVYAIIAGGQVAKAKVITENSTGRILGAHLFAMNAGDTINLYALAIRYGLKADDLRNMIFSYPTLASALPFTI